One genomic segment of Gottschalkia acidurici 9a includes these proteins:
- a CDS encoding restriction endonuclease, translated as MEYLKKLNDKLKIRRYYSEEINKGKSYIGSLLDKIIMSLIIFVSLLIYIYIKTNNIVISSIISIQFLIIYAIVFQKISQKKIDESIACIDKKLVKEKIYKNLIDQTPYAYVEYIEKTLKGFSINNTKIYNEKGIDIVGKIREKQIGVKCFQYKEDHKVDVNDVKEFFIELRNKNIKKGMLITTSSFTEDVKLFFKRLEEHVDVKLVDMDELLNKMKKTEIYPSKSEIEKIILQKIRDNRVKVRNESKKIVSRDSTKKCIISGLMLILFGKITPYEGYYNIVGYILISLGLVPIIKSAIEVIVFVDVEENDEKGDTV; from the coding sequence ATGGAGTATTTAAAAAAGCTTAATGACAAATTAAAGATAAGAAGGTATTATTCAGAGGAAATCAATAAAGGAAAGAGTTATATAGGAAGTTTATTAGATAAGATTATAATGAGTCTTATTATCTTTGTATCCTTACTAATATATATTTATATTAAAACTAACAATATAGTAATATCATCTATAATATCAATTCAGTTTTTAATTATATATGCTATTGTTTTTCAAAAGATAAGTCAGAAAAAAATAGATGAAAGTATAGCGTGCATAGATAAAAAATTAGTGAAAGAAAAAATATATAAAAACTTGATAGATCAGACTCCATATGCTTATGTAGAGTATATAGAGAAAACATTGAAAGGTTTTAGTATAAATAATACTAAAATATATAATGAAAAAGGAATAGATATAGTTGGAAAAATAAGAGAAAAACAGATTGGAGTAAAGTGCTTTCAATATAAAGAAGATCATAAAGTGGATGTAAACGATGTAAAGGAATTCTTCATAGAACTTAGAAATAAAAACATAAAAAAAGGGATGCTCATAACAACATCTTCTTTTACTGAAGATGTGAAACTTTTCTTTAAAAGACTTGAAGAACATGTAGATGTAAAGCTTGTAGACATGGATGAATTGTTAAATAAAATGAAGAAAACGGAAATCTATCCTAGTAAAAGTGAAATAGAAAAAATAATATTGCAAAAAATAAGGGATAATAGAGTTAAAGTTAGAAATGAGAGCAAAAAGATAGTATCAAGAGATAGTACTAAAAAGTGTATTATAAGTGGTCTCATGCTCATCTTATTTGGAAAGATAACTCCATATGAAGGATATTATAATATAGTAGGATATATACTAATATCTTTAGGTCTAGTTCCAATTATAAAGTCAGCTATAGAAGTCATAGTATTCGTAGATGTTGAAGAAAATGATGAAAAAGGTGATACTGTATAG
- a CDS encoding TIGR01906 family membrane protein — protein sequence MKINNLFKFIIILMLPVTLLLTTVEKVTFDIEYFNKKYSEYNISTETGIDKEDLTRITHQLLDYLKDKEDNIIMTAKIHGEEGQVFGEREILHMMDVKKLFIEGFKIRNLTLLLSIISIICLRIREKKELGKSFILSSTIYLSLITILGLLMYLDFNKYFTYFHQIFFSNDLWLLDPKTDVLIQMLPLEFFYSIAYKIVTFFIIELIIILVLGIYLNKSYKNLSQRQ from the coding sequence TTTTAAATTTATCATAATTTTAATGCTACCAGTTACACTTCTGCTCACTACAGTAGAAAAAGTTACATTTGATATAGAATATTTTAATAAAAAATATAGTGAATATAATATTTCAACAGAAACAGGAATAGATAAGGAAGATCTAACAAGGATTACACACCAGTTGCTTGATTATTTGAAAGATAAAGAAGATAACATCATAATGACAGCAAAGATACATGGTGAAGAAGGACAAGTTTTTGGAGAACGAGAGATACTACATATGATGGACGTTAAGAAATTATTTATAGAAGGTTTCAAAATAAGAAACTTAACTTTATTATTATCGATAATATCTATTATATGTTTAAGAATTAGAGAAAAGAAAGAATTAGGGAAATCATTCATTTTATCCTCAACTATATATTTATCATTAATAACAATACTTGGTCTTTTAATGTATCTAGACTTTAATAAATATTTTACTTATTTTCATCAGATATTTTTTAGTAATGACTTATGGTTACTAGATCCTAAAACGGATGTATTAATACAAATGCTACCTTTAGAATTCTTTTATAGTATAGCTTATAAAATAGTAACATTCTTTATTATAGAACTTATTATTATACTTGTATTAGGAATATATCTAAATAAAAGTTATAAAAATCTTTCACAACGTCAATAA